The following proteins come from a genomic window of Macadamia integrifolia cultivar HAES 741 chromosome 14, SCU_Mint_v3, whole genome shotgun sequence:
- the LOC122060528 gene encoding pentatricopeptide repeat-containing protein At1g09820, translated as MSFLFRCRSNYSRKILRRFSYSYSSDKSLDSDGFNRSWVSELVSKQHWRDLRILVRETNPNRFLQLLFESEAEPEIIIGYFRWSEKEFRLSYSLDCCCRLLHLLANGKKYGEIRSLLNYFVKSERHSNSSFFHMIAVLSNGSRANSMIIVDMLILAYVKNSRLNSALEAFQRAGDYDFRLSILSCNPLLNALLKEGKIAAVEPMFKDMIRRKITPNSITFNTVINGLCKAGKLQKARDLVEDMKSWGCSPSVITYNTLIDGYCKMGRVGKMYKADALLKEMVSSKICPNETTFNILIHGYCKDENTPAAMKLFEEMKRQNLKPNVITYNSIINGLCNEGKLDEALNLQNEMMGLNLKPSIVTYNVLINGFSKKRMFKEAMVLFSTIADQGLFPNVITFNTLIDAYCKSGEMEEAIRLHDLMLEREVQPNVSTYNCLIAGFCGEQKMEGASKLLDEMADKGVPADLVTYNILIGALCREGESRKAVRLLHEMFEIGVRPSHVTYNTLMDGFCRERNLRAALNLRIQMEKVGMRANVVTYNVLIRGLCQRDKLEDANRLLNEMLEKGLIPNRVTYEIVREEMMDKGFVPDIEGHLCSDVS; from the coding sequence ATGAGCTTTCTATTTCGTTGTCGGTCTAACTATTCTCGCAAAATTCTAAGAAGATTCTCTTATTCATACTCGAGCGATAAAAGTCTTGACTCAGATGGGTTTAATCGATCCTGGGTTTCTGAACTCGTGAGCAAACAACATTGGCGTGACTTGAGAATCTTAGTTAGAGAAACAAATCCCAACAGATTCCTGCAACTCTTGTTTGAATCAGAAGCAGAACCAGAGATTATTATTGGGTACTTTCGGTGGTCAGAGAAAGAATTTAGACTCTCTTACAGTCTTGATTGTTGTTGTAGACTACTGCACTTGCTTGCAAATGGGAAGAAATATGGGGAAATTAGGTCATTACTTAATTATTTTGTCAAGAGTGAGAGGCATTCCaactcttctttcttccatatgATTGCGGTATTGAGTAATGGCTCCCGTGCCAATTCCATGATCATTGTTGATATGTTGATATTGGCTTATGTGAAGAATTCAAGGTTGAATTCTGCCTTGGAAGCTTTTCAGCGTGCAGGGGATTATGATTTTAGGTTATCTATTCTTTCGTGTAATCCTTTGTTGAATGCTCTTCTCAAGGAAGGTAAGATTGCAGCTGTGGAGCCTATGTTCAAGGATATGATTAGGAGAAAGATTACCCCTAACTCTATAACTTTTAATACCGTGATCAATGGTCTTTGTAAGGCTGGAAAGTTGCAGAAGGCAAGGGACCTGGTTGAGGACATGAAATCCTGGGGTTGTTCACCATCTGTGATCACATATAACACACTTATTGATGGATATTGCAAGATGGGCCGGGTGGGCAAAATGTACAAAGCAGATGCCCTTTTGAAGGAGATGGTATCAAGTAAAATCTGTCCCAATGAGACGACTTTCAACATTCTCATTCATGGGTATTGCAAGGATGAGAATACGCCTGCTGCAATGAAATTATTTGAGGAGATGAAGAGGCAGAATTTGAAACCAAATGTGATCACCTATAACTCTATCATCAATGGTCTTTGCAACGAAGGCAAGCTTGATGAAGCTCTCAACTTGCAAAATGAAATGATGGGTTTGAATTTGAAGCCGAGCATTGTTACATATAACGTACTTATCAATggtttttctaaaaaaagaaTGTTCAAGGAAGCTATGGTGTTATTTAGTACTATAGCAGATCAAGGTCTGTTTCCAAATGTTATCACCTTCAACACTCTCATTGATGCATATTGCAAGTCTGGGGAAATGGAAGAAGCAATTAGATTGCATGATTTGATGTTAGAGAGGGAGGTTCAGCCCAACGTTTCAACTTATAATTGCTTGATTGCTGGCTTTTGTGGGGAACAAAAAATGGAGGGGGCTAGTAAGCTTCTGGATGAAATGGCAGACAAGGGTGTGCCAGCTGATCTTGTGACCTACAATATATTGATTGGTGCACTGTGTAGGGAAGGGGAGTCAAGAAAGGCAGTTAGGCTGCTGCATGAGATGTTTGAAATAGGTGTAAGACCAAGTCATGTGACCTACAATACTTTGATGGATGGGTTCTGTAGGGAGAGAAACCTGAGGGCAGCTTTGAACTTGAGGATACAAATGGAGAAGGTAGGTATGAGGGCAAATGTTGTAACATACAATGTATTGATTAGGGGCCTCTGTCAAAGGGATAAATTAGAAGATGCAAATAGGCTTCTTAATGAGATGTTGGAGAAGGGATTAATCCCAAATCGTGTTACTTATGAGATAGTTAGAGAAGAAATGATGGATAAAGGTTTTGTTCCGGACATAGAGGGACATCTGTGCAGTGATGTATCTTAA
- the LOC122060493 gene encoding ribosome biogenesis protein NOP53, which produces MGKKAKTSRKGKKAWRANIPTDDIDEFFEKSTKDVLSGGSLSAVPSESLFYVDKTRDLSAKRKIEKHREKVLHCDSLLQRNPFVQPVPSSTLKKSKKKSEELKAKGAKTQDDSKNKQDSASDMVDLWSEKAGDDAEAKRKSKPSLIPAVEVEPPGCSYNPSVEDHQDSLAQAVAAEMQKLYRNELGPEPVPLTVHGEPVDEENMYFLDADDGNDDMEEENLGDNGDAEPEQRPSKTRRVTHVELNRRARRKEQLKAEAEAKKMKKLSKEIDSLPDIIKEIAKEDEDKHNRHARRAIAKQERLKSAPPRLGKKKFEPAPVQVLLSEEISGSLRKLKGCCTLARDRFKSLQKRGLVVPTAKRKRK; this is translated from the exons atggggaagaaggcGAAGACCTCTCGGAAGGGGAAGAAGGCTTGGAGAGCTAACATACCAACCGATGACATCGATGAGTTCTTCGAGAAATCCACCAAAGACGTTCTCAGTGGAGGATCCTTATCTGCTGTTCCGAGCGAATCTCTCTTCTACGTCGACAAAACTAGAG ATTTGTCGGCTAAGAGGAAGATTGAAAAACATCGGGAGAAGGTCCTCCATTGTGACAGCTTGCTGCAAAGGAACCCCTTTGTTCAGCCTGTTCCATCTTCAACACTAAAgaagtccaagaagaaaagtgAAGAACTTAAAGCAAAAGGAGCTAAAACACAAGATGATTCCAAG AACAAACAGGACTCAGCATCTGACATGGTTGACTTATGGAGTGAAAAAG CTGGAGATGATGCCGAGGCCAAAAGG AAGTCAAAGCCTTCTCTTATTCCAGCTGTTGAAGTTGAGCCACCTGGATGCTCCTACAATCCCTCAGTTGAAGATCATCAG GATTCATTGGCTCAAGCAGTTGCAGCAGAAATGCAAAAACTATACAGGAATGAGCTGGGACCTGAGCCGGTTCCATTAACTGTTCACGGTGAACCTGTGGATGAAGAAAAT ATGTATTTTCTTGATGCGGACGATGGAAATGATGATATGGAGGAGGAGAATTTAGGTGACAATGGGGATGCTGAACCTGAGCAAAG GCCTTCAAAAACAAGGAGGGTGACCCATGTGGAGCTGAACCGTAGAGCTAGACGGAAGGAACAGCTGAAGGCAGAAGCTGAagcaaagaagatgaagaagcttTCGAAGGAGATTGACAG CTTACCAGATATAATTAAAGAAATAGCTAAAGAGGATGAAGATAAGCATAACAGACATGCCAGGCGTGCTATAGCTAAACAAGAAAGGCTTAAATCAGCTCCACCTCGCTTGGGGAAGAAAAA ATTTGAACCTGCCCCTGTTCAAGTCTTATTATCAGAAGAAATCTCTGGATCCCTTCGTAAGCTGAAG GGTTGTTGCACACTAGCAAGGGATCGATTCAAGAGCCTGCAGAAACGAGGGTTAGTTGTCCCCACAGCTAAGCGGAAAAG GAAATAG
- the LOC122061874 gene encoding pentatricopeptide repeat-containing protein At3g53700, chloroplastic-like, which produces MLSRIKHGAYFFANLLRHPFLLFRTFSSYSKSEIRKPNALYRNPKIRERRCVESRVHRQFPLATRELRYDSDDPSRKISLVSDNLSPDVVGICSLLSQYSGPTRNLDNLLKEFKLKLNSDLVLGILMNYRKLGRTNTLGFFSWAGFQMGFSFDDSVIEYMADFLGRRKLFDDLKCLLMTVSATKGRVSSRAVSICIRFLGRQGRIKEALCLFEEMETELKCKPDNLVFNNILYVLCKKENSEDLIDIALAVFRRIESPDSYSYSNILVGLCKFGRLESALEVFYEMGRVNLVPTRTAANVLIGELCKSSTNEDCINKVKVTNSGRPFTILVPNVGSNSGGILFATQVFWAIHDLGLLPSAFIINQLISVLCQFKRIEEAVEILKVVEERKLSCVDESYTILIRGLCDARRVNEACQLFGRMISQGLKPKLVIYNSLICLLCKLGTVEEAERLFEIMNKKRCVPDNVTYTALIHAHAVARNWEAAYGLLIEMLGLGWCPHFHTYNYVDSLLKEHGRVDLSLKLEGKLQTQVLYKHCKAGRLELAYEKLSSMVEKGFYPPIYVRDAFLHAFQKSGKGKMAHELLDRMDRISWK; this is translated from the coding sequence ATGCTCAGTAGGATTAAGCATGGCGCTTACTTCTTTGCAAATCTCCTTCGACatcctttccttctcttccgTACATTTTCTTCATACTCTAAATCTGAAATCAGAAAACCAAATGCTCTCTACAGAAACCCAAAAATCAGGGAGAGAAGATGTGTTGAATCTCGTGTTCATCGTCAGTTTCCTCTGGCTACTCGTGAACTCAGGTATGATTCCGATGACCCATCACGGAAAATCTCACTGGTTTCAGATAATTTATCTCCCGATGTCGTAGGAATCTGTTCATTACTTTCCCAGTATAGTGGGCCAACCAGAAATCTCGATAACTTGCTGAAAGAGTTCAAGTTGAAGCTGAATTCTGACCTAGTTTTGGGAATTTTGATGAATTATAGAAAGTTAGGGAGAACTAATACTTTGGGGTTCTTCTCTTGGGCTGGATTTCAAATGGGTTTTAGTTTTGACGATTCCGTGATCGAATACATGGCTGATTTTCTAGGCAGGAGGAagctttttgatgatttgaagtGTCTGTTGATGACAGTGTCGGCTACTAAGGGTAGGGTTTCCTCTCGGGCTGTTTCTATTTGTATTAGGTTTTTGGGTAGGCAAGGGAGGATCAAGGAAGCCCTTTGCTTGTTTGAAGAGATGGAAACAGAGTTAAAGTGTAAACCTGATAATCTTGTGTTTAATAACATCCTCTATGTGCTTTGTAAGAAGGAAAATTCAGAGGATCTGATTGATATTGCACTTGCCGTCTTTCGTCGGATTGAGTCCCCTGATTCATACTCCTATAGTAACATTCTTGTTGGTCTTTGTAAATTTGGTAGATTGGAGAGTGCTCTTGAAGTGTTTTATGAAATGGGTAGAGTGAATTTGGTCCCTACAAGAACTGCTGCGAACGTTCTCATTGGGGAATTGTGTAAATCAAGCACAAATGAAGATTGTATCAACAAAGTTAAAGTTACTAACTCTGGTAGACCCTTCACCATTCTTGTTCCGAATGTGGGCTCAAATAGTGGTGGCATTCTCTTTGCAACACAAGTTTTCTGGGCCATTCATGATTTAGGTTTGCTGCCTAGTGCATTCATTATCAATCAGCTTATTTCAGTACTATGTCAAtttaagagaatagaagaagCTGTTGAAATTTTGAAGGTTGTTGAGGAGCGGAAGTTGAGTTGTGTCGATGAGAGCTACACGATTCTAATTCGTGGTTTGTGTGATGCTCGTAGGGTGAATGAAGCTTGCCAGTTGTTTGGGAGGATGATTTCTCAAGGTTTGAAGCCAAAACTTGTAATTTACAATTCACTTATTTGTTTGTTATGTAAACTGGGGACTGTGGAAGAAGCAGAGCGGCTGTTTGAGATTATGAACAAGAAGAGATGTGTCCCAGATAATGTAACTTATACAGCATTAATCCATGCTCATGCTGTAGCGCGTAACTGGGAGGCAGCCTATGGATTGTTGATAGAGATGTTGGGGCTGGGGTGGTGTCCCCATTTCCACACGTATAATTATGTTGATAGCCTTTTGAAGGAGCATGGACGAGTTGATTTATCTTTGAAGTTGGAAGGAAAACTACAAACACAAGTCTTGTACAAGCATTGCAAAGCTGGTAGACTGGAGCTGGCATATGAGAAGCTAAGCTCgatggttgagaagggcttctACCCACCTATCTACGTGAGGGATGCTTTTCTACATGCATTTCAGAAGTCTGGAAAAGGGAAGATGGCTCATGAGTTGCTAGATAGGATGGACAGGATATCCTGGAAGTGA